In the genome of Cryptosporangium aurantiacum, the window GCTCCCGGCGACGCCGAGCACCACACCGGGCCCGGGGCCGTCGACCAGCGCTTGGACGACGTCCGAATCGGAGTCGGCAGCACACACCTGATGCCCCTCGCCGACCAGCGCGGTGATCACGGATCTCCCGGTCGTCGACCCGGCTCCGGTCACCAGCACCGCCCGGACGCCGACCGTCGTCATTCCCCGTCTCCCCCGTCCCGCCCGGGCCCTGTGTCCGTTGGGAGTCTCGGCGAGCGGCGATCCGTTCCGCGTCGGCAATCCTGCCGGTCTACGTTTGCGCCGCTTTCTCCGGTTCCGCTTCGGTGCGCGGACGCCGCCGGGAACGCGGGCGCAGGCGGACGTAGAGCAGGGCACCGGCCGTGACGACCACGGCCCAGGCCAGGTAACGACCGGTCAGCGCGGTGAGCACCAAGACGATGCCCAGCGCGGACACCGCCGTGACCCACGCGCGCCCACCGGTCGGCAGCAGCTTCACGGCGGCGGCGACCCCCACCGCGTACACGGTGACGAACAACCCGGTGGTGACCAGGACGAGCAGCCGCGGCCCGATCCCGGCGACGAGCAGCCCGGCGAGCGCGACCAGCACCCCGGCGACCAGCACTCCGAGGCTGCGCCGGGGCACCTCGCCCGCGCTGCTGCCCTGGGCGATCCAGGACGGCAGCGACCCGTCCCGCCCGAGCGCCGCGCCGAGCTTCGCCGCGCCCGCGAAGTAGGCGTTGATCGTGCCGAACGTCAGCAGCACCGCGGCCACCGCGGCGAGCGTGCGGGCGTTCCCGCCGACTGCGGTGGCCAGCAGCTCTCCGAGCGGCGCGTCGGACGATCCGGCGGCCGTCCCGAGCACCCCGATCACCGCGAACGCCACCGCCAGATACAGCACGCCGACGATGACCACGGCCGCCGCGGTGGCGCGCGGCAGGTCACGCGCCGGGCGGCGGAACTCGGCGGTGAGGTGGGTGATCACCTCCCAGCCGACGAAGCTCCAGACCAGCAGCGCGGCGGTCGGCCCGATCGCGAGCCAGCCGTGCGGCGCGAACGGGCGGAGGTTGCCCTGGTCCAGGTGCGGCACCGCGAGCACGACGGCCACCAGCAGGAACGTCACCAGCAGCACGGACAGTCCGAACTGGACCCGCCCGGACAGCCGGACGCCGAACACGTTCGTAACGCTGACCGCCGCGATCAGCACGACCGCGGAGACCGCGACCGTGGTCGTGCCGCCGCCGACCGCGGACTCGACGTACGCGCCGGCGAACAGCGCCGCGGCCGAGGCGCCCGGTGGTACCGCGAAGTAGAAACACCACCCGACCACGGTGGCGGCCTGCTCGCCGAACGCGAGCCGCGCGTACGTCGAGACGCCTCCGGCGTCCGGGTAGCGGGCGCCGAGCGCGGCGAACGCGGCCGCGAGCGGTGCGGACGCGACGACGAGCAGCAGCCAGGCCACCAGCGACGCCGGGCCGGAGACCTCGGCGGCCAGCGCGGGCAGCGCGATGACGCCGGTACCGAGCACGGCCCCGACGTACAGCGCGGTGCCGTGGACGAGCGAGAGCCTGCCTGTTCCGGTCATGCCGCAACCCTCGGCCGGGGCCGTTCTGGCGAACAGGTCGATTAGCGGCGGACTGCGCTAAATTTCTGCCATGGGCCAGGACCGGCACGTCGTCGCGTTGGCGGTGACCGACTCCCTGCCCGTCTTCGAGCTGGCGGTGGCCTGCGAGGTGTTCGGCCTCGACCGCAGCGACATCGTGGATCCCTGGTATGACCTGCGCCTCTGCGCGGCCGAGCCCGGCCCGTTGCGGACCGCGGCCGGGTTGAGCGTCGACCCGAAGTACGACCTCGAGGACCTGGTCGCGGCCGACACCGTGCTGGTGTCCGGCGTCCATCGGACGACGCAGGTGACGCCGCCGGAGCCGCTGCTGGACGCGTTGCGCCGCGCGCACCGGGCCGGGAAGCGGATCGTCTCGCTCTGCGGTGGCGCGTACGTGCTGGCTGCCGCAGGCCTTCTGGACGGACGGCGCGCCACACTGCACTGGATGAACGCGCTCGACTTCGCGCACCGGTTCCCCCAGGTCCGGGTGGACCCCACCGTGCTCTACGTCGACGACGGCGACATCCTGACCAGCGCCGGAACCGCCGCGGCGATCGACCTGTGCCTGCACATCGTCCGGCGTGACCACGGGTCGGCGGTCGCCGCGGAGGTCGCGCGGAGGATGGTGGTTCCCCCACCGCGGCAGGGCAGCCAGGCCCAGCACCCGACGCCGATCGCCACCCGCAAACCCGACGACCTCAGCGCGGTGCTGGCCTGGGCACAGGAGCGGCTCGACCAGCAGCTGACCGTCGCGGACCTGGCCCGGCAGGCGCACCTGAGCCCGACGACGTTCGCCAGGCGCTTCCGGACGACGCTCGGCGCGACGCCGCTGCAGTGGCTGGTCGAGCAGCGGGTGCGCCGGGCGCAGGAGCTGCTGGAGACCACCGACGAGCCGATCGAACGGATCGCCCGGCTGGCCGGGTTCGGGACGCCCGCGAACCTCCGGCACCACTTCCAGCGGCTCGTCGAGGTGTCGCCGCAGACCTACCGGCACGTGTTCCGCTACCGGGCCCGCACGACCCCGGCATGATGTGCGGCATGGCCCAACCGGAACGAACGACGCAGCCGGAGTGGGCGTCGCTGACGGAGACCCAGCGGCACCGCTGGCGTGCGGTGCTGCGGTGTCTGGCCGAGGTCGTGCCCGCCGGAGCGGCCGTGACCGTCGACGGCGTCGGTGCCGAGGTGTTCGCCGAGCGGCTGGCGGCGGTGGCGAGCGCGTCCGCGGTGGTGGCCGGCGCCGCGGGGCGCCGGGCAGCGGCGGACGTCGTCGTGCGGCTGCGCGGCGGGCCGCCCGGAGCGGACCGTGCCGAGCCCGCGGACGTCGTCGTCGACCTGCGTGATCCGGCGTGGCCGGTGATCCGGCACGTCTCGAACCGGCTGGCCGCCGCCGACAGCTGGCACCGGACCGAGTCGCGGGCGTTTTTCGCGGCGAAGGCCGCCACCTGGGACAGCCGGTTCGGTGACGACCTGCCCGCCTACGCCGCGGCGGTCGCGGACGCCGGGTTCCGGCCCGGCGGGCTGCTGGTCGACGTCGGGTGCGGCACCGGGCGTGCGCTGCCGGCTCTGCGCACCGCGGCCGGCCCGGACGGCGTCGTGGTCGGCCTGGACCTGACGCCGGAGATGCTGGCCGAGGCGCGCGCCCGCAGCGTCACCGAGCACGCGGCGCTGGTGCTCGCGGACGCCTGCCGCCTGCCGTTCGCGAACAGGGCCGCCGACGGCGTCTTCGCCGCCGGCCTGCTCATGCACCTGCCTGATCCGGACGCCGGACTGCGCGAACTCGCCCGGGTCACCCGCCCGGGAGGCCTGCTCGTGCTGTTCCACCCGACCGGGCGGGCAGCGCTCGCCGAGCGGCACGGCCGGACGCTGCGCCCGGACGAACCGCTCGCGGAGGGCCCGCTCCGGGCGTCCACGGAGCGCACGGGGTGGCACCTGACCCGCTACGACGACGCCCCGGCCCGCTTCCTCGCGGTGGCGAGGCGCTCAGAACCGTAGGAACTCCACCGGCTGGTCGGGCTCCCAGCCCGGCTCGAGTACGGCCACGCCGTCGGCGTCGGCTGCTGCTCGCAAGCGCGCCGGGCCCGCGTCCGACACCGGAACGGCCGCCCCGTCGCGGACCCGTACCGGCAGCAGGCGGGTCACCGTCCCCGGCGGCGGCGAACCACCGCGCAACGGGAACCGGACCGCGGGTGCCTCGGCCCGGCCGAGTAGGCCGTCGAGCAGCGGACGCAGCAGCGTGAGGCAGCCGACCAGGCCCGCGAACGGGTTGCCGGGAAGCCCGATCACCCAGCCGCCGTCTGGCAGCCCGGCGAGCAACTGCGGATGGCCGGGGCGGCAGGCCACGCCGTCGACGTGCAGGGTCGCGCCGAGGTCCGCCAGCACCGCGTGCAGGTGGTCGGCCCGGCCGACCGACGAGGAACCGGTGACGACGACAACGTCCGGCCCGGCCGCGGCCACGGCGGCACGCAGGCGGTCGCGGTCGTCCGGCACCGGGACCAGCTCCGGTGTGGACGCTCCGGCCTGCTCGGTCAGCGCGACCACCAGCGGGCCGAGCGCGTCGCGGACCTGCCCGGCGCCCGGCAGCCCGACGTCCACCACCTCGTCGCCGGTCACCACCAGCCGCACCGCCGGACGACGTCGGACCGGGAGCGAGTCGGTCCCGCCCTGGGCGAGCAGTCCGAGCAGCGGCGGGGTGACGTCCCGGCCCGCGGTGGCGAGCACGTCGCCGGGCCGGAGGTCCTCACCTGCCCGGCGGATGTGCGCCTTCCGGGGCGGCGGTGCGTCGACGAGGCCCCCGTCGACCCGCACGTCCTCGTACGGCACCACCGCCTCGGCGCCGTCCGGCACCGGCGCACCGGTCGCGATCTCCACCGCGGTGCCCGGCGTGACGACACCGGGGTTCGTGGCACCGGCGAGCACCCGCCCGGTCACCCGCCACGGCCCGGCGCCGGCCACCGCGTATCCGTCCATCGCCGCGGTGTCGAACCCCGGGACGAGCGTGCGGGAGCAGACGTCGGCGGCCAGCACCCGGCCGGCGCCGAGCGCGAGCGGCACGGTGTCGACCCCCACCGGCCCGGCGAGCGTCCGGGCGAGGGCGCGGGCCTCGCGCCAACTCGCGAGCGTCACGTCCACCTCACGGTCTCGGAGAGCAGTGTCTACAGTATGCACCCGAGGCGGGCGCGGACACGATCAGCTATCGCGGCGAGATAGGGGCCACGTCGAGCGTGTACCCGCGCGTTGGGTGAATCGGAACCGTGCCGCCGGAGCATGTCCGCGACCCGGTCGTCGAACGTCATCCGCCGCCCACCGGGGCCGACGGTCTGATCGGCATAGGTGAGGGCGTCGGTGAGCGGTGACTCCTCCTCGGAGTACCGGCTCAGCTCGGGGAGCAGCCCACGGTCCTCGGCGACGAACCGCGCGCCGGAGTGGTAGGCGACCAGCGCGCACACGCGGGGCTCCCACTCCCTGGCGCGCAGGCCGTCGGCACCATCGAGCGGGTGGAAGCCGGTCTCCCGCAGTTCGGGCGCGTAGCCGATGTCGTGTAACCAGGCGGCGGCGACGAGCAGCTCCCGGTCGTCGGCGGGCACCGCGCCGGTCAGTTCCTGCGCCCGCTCGGCAACACCAGCGGAGTGGCACCACCGCTCGGAGCCGACGCCGAGCAGCTCGCCTGCCAGATCACGGGCAGCCGCGATGAGCTCGCTCACTCGGCTACGCAGGTGTTGCGCTGCGTCCCCAGGCCGGTGATCGTGCACTCCAGCTCGTCACCCGGCCGCAGGAACACTCCCCAGTGCGCCCCGTTGCCCGCCGGCGAACCGGTGAGCAGCAGGTCGCCGGGCCGCAGCTCGGTCACCGTCGACGCGTACTCGATCAGCCGCGCGATGTCGAAGATCATGTCCTTGGTCGACTCGTCCTGCCGCACCACACCGTTGTGCTTCAGCGTGATCTGGAGCTGCATCGGGTCGCCGACGAACTCCGCGGGCACCAGGAACGGCCCGGTCGGCAGGAACGTCATCGCGTTCTTCGCCACGAACCAGTCGGTGCCGATCGCCTTCAGATCGGGCCGGTAGAGCCGGTCCCTGGTCGTGAGGTCGTTGCAGATCGTGTACCCGGCGACGTAGCTCATCGCCTCGGAGCGCGGGATCCGCTTCCCGGCCTTGCCGATCACCGCCGCGAGCTCGAGCTCCCAGTCGTGCTGCTCACCCTCGGTCGGCAACACGATGTCCTCGTACGCACCGCACATCGCCCGCGACGAGCCGAGGAACAGGTACGGCGTCCCGCTCTCGGCCCGCGCGTCCATCATCGCCGCCGCGTCCGCCCGTGCTTCCTCCGGCGTCGCGCCGTGCGCCGACTCCCGCTCCGCCGCGACCAGGTCGATCACGTGCTGCCGGTAGTTCGCGCCGCTCTGCAGGATCTGGCCCGGTTCCAGCGGCGGGAGCACGCGCACGGTGTCGCCACCGAGCCAGTTCCCCCGCGGATCGGAGGCCAGGCGGCGCAGCGTGGTGAGTGCCGAATCCCAGTCGGTGAGCAGATCGCGGACCGTCGGAGCGAGCGCGGACACGTCGCGCACCCGTCCGTGGGCGACCAGGCCCGGGAACGGGCGGCCGCTCACCTGGGCGAAGGTACCGAGCGCGAACTCACCGGCATGGGTCGGGAACGACACGGTGCCCTCCTCGGGCGGGGCCGCCCGACGGCATCAGCCGGGGGCGACGGACGTCAACAAGGTTGGAGCGTAGTAGTCGGAGTCGTCACCGTTTCCGCCCGGTCACCGGTTGTCACCGATTCGGCCTTGGGCTCCCTCGGCGGCGAAGCCAGCGTCGCACCGACGCCGGCCACGATGACCAGCACGATCGCCACGACCGCGCCGACACCGACGCCCTGCCCCAGCAGCGCGGCACCGGCCAGCGCCGCCACCGCCGGCTCCAGCGCCAGCAGCACGCTGAACGTCTTCTTCGGCATCCGGCCCAGCGCGAACAGCTCCAGCGAGTACGGGATCACCGACGCCAGCACGGCCATGCCCACGGCGGTGACCAGCACCGGCCACGACAGCAGGGCGCTACCGGCGGACACGACGCCCAGCGGGAGCGTCAGCAGGCCGGACACCACGCTGGCGGCCGCCAGCCCACCCATCCCGACGTCCGCGGACGCCACCCGCGCGCCGGCGAGGATGTACGCCGCCCAGAACGCCGCCGCGACCAGCGCCCAGGCCACCCCGGCGGTCGTCAGCGGCTGGTCGAACCCTTCGACGCCGAGCACGGCGACACCGGCCAGCGCCATCGCCACCCACAGCAGGTCGCGCGGTCGCCGGGACAGCACCGCGGCCAGCCCGAGCGGACCGAGGAACTCCAGCGTCACCGCGGCGCCGAGCGGGATCCGGCTCACCGCCTCGTAGAACGCTCCGTTCATCCCGGCGAGCGCGAGCCCCAGCAGCGCCACCGACGTCCACTGCCCGCGCGTCCACGACCGGACGCGCGGACGGGTGAGCGCCACCAGCACCAGCGCCGAGATCGACAACCGCAGCGCCGACGCACCGGCCGCCCCGATCACCGGGAACAGCGTGCTGGCGAGCGACGCGCCGAGTTGGAGAGAGGTCACCGACCCCAGAACAGCGAAGAAGGGAACGAAACGCACGCGCTCCAGCCTGCCTGACCAGGCCACTTCAGAAAAGCTCAATTTTATGGACGATAATCGTAAGCTGAACTGATGCTTGACCTCCACCGTCTCCGGCTCCTCCGCGAGGTCCACCTCCGGGGCAGCCTCGCCGCAGCCGCCACCGCACTCCGCTACAGCCCGTCGGCGGTTTCCCAGCAACTGGCCGTGCTCGAGCGTGAGGTCGGCGTGCCGCTGCTGGAGAAGGTCGGGCGGGGCGTCCGGCTCACCGCGCAGGCGCAGATCCTGGTCGGCCATACCGAGGTGGTGCTGGAGCGGCTGGAGCTGGCCGAGGCGGAGGTCGCGGCCTCGCTGCGCGACGTCACCGGGACGGTCCGGGTCGCCTGCTTCCAGACCGTCGCGCTCAGCCTGATGCCCTCGATGCTCGACCACGTCCGCACCGCGTACCCGCGCCTGCGGGTGGAGTTGAGCCAGGTCGACCCGGACGTGTCGATGCCCGCGCTCCAGGCCCGCGACTACGACCTGGCCGTGGCCGAGGAGTTCCCCGGCCGGCCGCAACCGCTGCTCACCGGACTGGACCGCGAGGAGGTGGGCCCCGACCC includes:
- a CDS encoding molybdopterin molybdotransferase MoeA, producing the protein MTLASWREARALARTLAGPVGVDTVPLALGAGRVLAADVCSRTLVPGFDTAAMDGYAVAGAGPWRVTGRVLAGATNPGVVTPGTAVEIATGAPVPDGAEAVVPYEDVRVDGGLVDAPPPRKAHIRRAGEDLRPGDVLATAGRDVTPPLLGLLAQGGTDSLPVRRRPAVRLVVTGDEVVDVGLPGAGQVRDALGPLVVALTEQAGASTPELVPVPDDRDRLRAAVAAAGPDVVVVTGSSSVGRADHLHAVLADLGATLHVDGVACRPGHPQLLAGLPDGGWVIGLPGNPFAGLVGCLTLLRPLLDGLLGRAEAPAVRFPLRGGSPPPGTVTRLLPVRVRDGAAVPVSDAGPARLRAAADADGVAVLEPGWEPDQPVEFLRF
- a CDS encoding APC family permease, translating into MTGTGRLSLVHGTALYVGAVLGTGVIALPALAAEVSGPASLVAWLLLVVASAPLAAAFAALGARYPDAGGVSTYARLAFGEQAATVVGWCFYFAVPPGASAAALFAGAYVESAVGGGTTTVAVSAVVLIAAVSVTNVFGVRLSGRVQFGLSVLLVTFLLVAVVLAVPHLDQGNLRPFAPHGWLAIGPTAALLVWSFVGWEVITHLTAEFRRPARDLPRATAAAVVIVGVLYLAVAFAVIGVLGTAAGSSDAPLGELLATAVGGNARTLAAVAAVLLTFGTINAYFAGAAKLGAALGRDGSLPSWIAQGSSAGEVPRRSLGVLVAGVLVALAGLLVAGIGPRLLVLVTTGLFVTVYAVGVAAAVKLLPTGGRAWVTAVSALGIVLVLTALTGRYLAWAVVVTAGALLYVRLRPRSRRRPRTEAEPEKAAQT
- a CDS encoding HD domain-containing protein codes for the protein MSELIAAARDLAGELLGVGSERWCHSAGVAERAQELTGAVPADDRELLVAAAWLHDIGYAPELRETGFHPLDGADGLRAREWEPRVCALVAYHSGARFVAEDRGLLPELSRYSEEESPLTDALTYADQTVGPGGRRMTFDDRVADMLRRHGSDSPNARVHARRGPYLAAIADRVRARLGCIL
- a CDS encoding helix-turn-helix domain-containing protein, encoding MGQDRHVVALAVTDSLPVFELAVACEVFGLDRSDIVDPWYDLRLCAAEPGPLRTAAGLSVDPKYDLEDLVAADTVLVSGVHRTTQVTPPEPLLDALRRAHRAGKRIVSLCGGAYVLAAAGLLDGRRATLHWMNALDFAHRFPQVRVDPTVLYVDDGDILTSAGTAAAIDLCLHIVRRDHGSAVAAEVARRMVVPPPRQGSQAQHPTPIATRKPDDLSAVLAWAQERLDQQLTVADLARQAHLSPTTFARRFRTTLGATPLQWLVEQRVRRAQELLETTDEPIERIARLAGFGTPANLRHHFQRLVEVSPQTYRHVFRYRARTTPA
- a CDS encoding LysR family transcriptional regulator, translated to MLDLHRLRLLREVHLRGSLAAAATALRYSPSAVSQQLAVLEREVGVPLLEKVGRGVRLTAQAQILVGHTEVVLERLELAEAEVAASLRDVTGTVRVACFQTVALSLMPSMLDHVRTAYPRLRVELSQVDPDVSMPALQARDYDLAVAEEFPGRPQPLLTGLDREEVGPDPLRLALPPSLADREITDLAQLADQPWIVEPPTKPARHWVTTICRAAGFEPDVLHESADMLLNARLVETGHGVALLPDLVWQGAPPPVAVRDLPGGRAYRQIYTAARVGSGHHPAITAVRAALRAAHSAASISGPSESADELFGNPVPE
- a CDS encoding fumarylacetoacetate hydrolase family protein, producing MSFPTHAGEFALGTFAQVSGRPFPGLVAHGRVRDVSALAPTVRDLLTDWDSALTTLRRLASDPRGNWLGGDTVRVLPPLEPGQILQSGANYRQHVIDLVAAERESAHGATPEEARADAAAMMDARAESGTPYLFLGSSRAMCGAYEDIVLPTEGEQHDWELELAAVIGKAGKRIPRSEAMSYVAGYTICNDLTTRDRLYRPDLKAIGTDWFVAKNAMTFLPTGPFLVPAEFVGDPMQLQITLKHNGVVRQDESTKDMIFDIARLIEYASTVTELRPGDLLLTGSPAGNGAHWGVFLRPGDELECTITGLGTQRNTCVAE
- a CDS encoding EamA family transporter, encoding MRFVPFFAVLGSVTSLQLGASLASTLFPVIGAAGASALRLSISALVLVALTRPRVRSWTRGQWTSVALLGLALAGMNGAFYEAVSRIPLGAAVTLEFLGPLGLAAVLSRRPRDLLWVAMALAGVAVLGVEGFDQPLTTAGVAWALVAAAFWAAYILAGARVASADVGMGGLAAASVVSGLLTLPLGVVSAGSALLSWPVLVTAVGMAVLASVIPYSLELFALGRMPKKTFSVLLALEPAVAALAGAALLGQGVGVGAVVAIVLVIVAGVGATLASPPREPKAESVTTGDRAETVTTPTTTLQPC
- a CDS encoding class I SAM-dependent methyltransferase, which produces MAQPERTTQPEWASLTETQRHRWRAVLRCLAEVVPAGAAVTVDGVGAEVFAERLAAVASASAVVAGAAGRRAAADVVVRLRGGPPGADRAEPADVVVDLRDPAWPVIRHVSNRLAAADSWHRTESRAFFAAKAATWDSRFGDDLPAYAAAVADAGFRPGGLLVDVGCGTGRALPALRTAAGPDGVVVGLDLTPEMLAEARARSVTEHAALVLADACRLPFANRAADGVFAAGLLMHLPDPDAGLRELARVTRPGGLLVLFHPTGRAALAERHGRTLRPDEPLAEGPLRASTERTGWHLTRYDDAPARFLAVARRSEP